The stretch of DNA ttttatttagtttttcctaatttttacaagctttgcttttgtttctggtaATGACTGTTTGCTTTCCCCTAACTAGGTGGTACCTGCAGTCCAGGTCAACAATTTGAACACAAGACAGATACACATCATTTGTTCATGTTTATTATCTCAGATGAGCCATGATACACAGCTGCTGCTCATTTTTGCAGAACATCAGAGACTTGCATCTATTCACTCCATCACTCAGCTTCACTTAACATTGAAAACCTTCTTCgccttttcaattattttctcaTCCGGGGGAGGCTTTCTCTGGCTGCCAGGCTGTAGGAACTTCTTCACATTGGGCAGGCTGCTGAGTCTGCTCTTCAGGGCCTGTAATCCAGAAAACACAGCCTGAGAGTCAGAACAGCTTATGTAGACAGTCCAAAAAACTCTGAGCCCCTCCCAGAACACCACCAACTGCATCCTTGCAACAGCTCCTGTGTAGACATGAGAAGATGATGAAACCGTGAGCTGAAACCACAGTTCAGCATAATGTTCCCAAAGACCTCCTTTGACATCCAATTATCTTCTCCTCAGGTCCCAGACACACCCTGTAGGTCTGGTTTTGTGGTGCAGAGCACAGAGCACTGTGTCTCTCGGGTGTGAAAGCAGAGACTACCAAAGAAAACTGAAGACATGAAAAACTGAGTTGGAAATGAACACAGAAAATCTCAGTCTAACCAGGAGCAACTCCCAGCCAGTTTTCACACCTGGAGATAAGGATGGGGTCCCTGGGGTGGAAGTCAGCATGGTGGGGGCTGTGCAGAGGGAAGCACAGTGCTGAGAAGTCAGAGCTGAGGAAGGGGATCAGCATGACAGAGACCTGCTCAGACACCGAGTGTGCAAAGGCAGGACACAGGAGATGGAAGATGAAGGCAGAAGcatcctgcaaaaaaaaaaaaaacaaaaaaaaacgggTCCAGGGAGACAGCTGGCAGGTCTTGCATCTTTTTTATTACAAATGGGAAAATATTCTTCTTGGGGTACCAGCCTCCAATCTCCATACACAAAAAGATCATTTGCATGCCTGAAACCAGGGTCCAGTAGCTCAGTTTGGAGGCCTGAGGATGGGCCCTGAGCAGCCCACAGGCCACCATTATATTCTCAGAGGCATGTGTGTGCAGCTGCCTCTCTGAGGTGATCTCACCTTCAGCAGGGGGAAAGGGGCCAGAAGGCTGGAGTCAAGCTCTTCAACATAGAGGAGAAGTTCCAGCAGGTGAATGTCCACCCTGGTCAGCCTGTTGCCAACAAGGTAGTCTTGTCCATGGCCCTTCAACACCTGCAGAATTAAAGCAGACAGATTGTGAACATAGAGCTGAGCAGGGACCACTGACTTTTCCCAAGTCTCCCAAGGGgtcactctgcctctgcctggcagGGATAGATGGGCAGACATTTCTCTAGGCCTATGATgtaagagggagagggagaagtcaTCTGTGCGACTTCCTTTCTTAAAGCCCAGGTGACCTTTCTCGGTCATTGCCAATTCCTATGGCCTCCACACCACCCACCCTTCTGTGCATTTTCCACGTGTGGTAAGGGCTTAGCCCTGACACATCATGGATCTTCCCCTTATTTTAAACTGATGGAGCACTGAGATTTCAGGACGTTCCTCTCCCTGTCCTCTGTTCAATCTGTCTTGGGCAGAGGCTCCACCTGCAGGGAGCATCAGTCACCAGAGAACATCCTGTGTCTGCATTCTCCTTTGTCTGCTCTCCTCACTTCTCTGGAATCTGAAGTACAACCGACTGAACTACAGCACATCCTCCCACTTTACAGCATTGGCTCTGACTCCCAACCTTCCCTGTGTCATGATTGACATGCTGAATTGTACAGGGTGAACTGAGTTGGTGTCAATAAGAAACTTTGTACTGATAACACATGAATGTTGACAGATGAGCATGCCAACACCATATGGTGCTAATCTTGCTATCTGATTGGTggctatgtatttatttaatatttattccaATGTTTCTGGTTCTGTGAAGATTGGATAATAatactgtcttagttacattCATGTGGCATTTATTTAAATATCCCAGCAATATGAAAATCACAGATAACCACAAggaaaatcacttttttttttttagagacagggtttctctgtgtagctttgcacctttcctgaaactcactctgtagcccaggttggcctcagactcacagagatcctcctggctctgcctcccaagtgcctggattaaaggtgtgcaccaccgcctggcaagaaaaGCCATTCTTAAATCGTGAGCTGTAAGTAAAGAACTATAAAAGGCTTTGTGGTCACCTCATCACACTGTACATGTCTatagagaaaaatataattagcaattccaaaaataaaagaaagccaggcagagtgacacacacatttaatcccagtccacacagagagttctagaagagccagagctacataatagaaagactctgtttttgtttgtttgtttgttttctttctttttgtttgtttgttttttaaaaaaaggaaaaatgaagaaaaacaaaaaacgcaAAAGGCAGCATCAAATGTTCTCAGTGCATAGTACATTGTGTGCATGGAGGTCATGAATCTCGTACCACAGATGCTGTAAGCTGTCATGGCTGGACATTATGTTCTAGGAGACAGGGCCTGGACTCCAGATGGCTCTGTGAGGACCTGATGGCCCTAAAACCCTGGCAGCTTCCACAGAGCAGGGACAGCAGTGGGTGAACTTTCAGTGAAAGGATGAAAAACAAGGTGATGCTTTGTAACATGGTTGTCAAAGTCAGGTCTCTCAGGAATGTGTAGGATGCCCTGATCCTCTAGGATCCTAGCTCTGTTCTTCTCTTTAACTTGACAGAACATCAAGCAGTTCTGAAGTGATCTACCTTGAAAGAGAAGCCCTGACTAAAAGAGGCACTCCATGTCACTGACACACCTTCATTTGGTGAGCGTGCATGGCTCTCCTCCAAGCCTGGCATCTGTGACCCCCATTCCCACAGGTCAGTTTTCCTTAACATCTCTTCAtcagcctcctcctctccaccctccctccctgtccttgtTCAGGCATTCCCCTCTGTCTTTGAAGCACAATCACACTCTCCTGACAGCCACTCTCTGGCCTCCCTGTGTGATATGACAGAATATTTTCTCATCTGAGTTGTTCTTGAGTTCCTCTGGAATTGAAGGTCATTGTGTTCTGCAGGATCCAGGTCCATCTCTGGTGTGGCTCAGCCTTCACAGATCAAGTTCTGGTTGTGGCCATGAACCCTGTGCATACTGACCCCTAGATGGCATGACCATGCAGGGCTCCTTCACAGGCCATTTTTCTACAGTGCCCTGTGGGGCAGGGAGCTGCACAGAGAGGCTCATGGAAGGTCAGTGCTCAGCAACCTTTCTCTCCCAGACTCTACCTTTCTCCTGTCCTTGGAACTGACTGTCCCCTGACTCAAAGAGCCCACTTACTTTTTCAAAGGCAGGCAAGTACCGGTTTTTGGTCCTGTCCTTTATCAAGGAAATCTTGGCTTCTTTTTGGTCTGGGGGACATAGAACCAGTAGCATGATCATTTCACTTAGATCTACAATACCCTCTGTATACATGTCAATCCTGaaagacaaatatccaaatgGTCAGGGTTTTCAGGGAttcactattttatattttaatctaaaaacaCTGAAATGTGGTTTCAAACTTATTCGCCTCTAGTGGGTCATTATCCTTATATTTAACAGATATATTAACTTTCTCCCTAGAACATCCTTTCCAACCAGATAcactttcagaattttttttttttttttttttttttttttttttgtatcgcttctcggccttttggctaagatcaggtgcagaatttctttttttgttttgttttgttttttgagacagggtttctctgtgtagctttgcaccttttctggatgtctctctgtagaccaggctggccttgaactcacagagatccacctggctctgcctcccgagtgctgggattaaaggcgtgcgccaccactgcccagctcagaatTTTTGTTACACATCCAAGGCACAAAGAGCATCACTGGCCCATCTAGAGATGGAGCCGTGATAAACTTGTTGGTATCTGAGATGATAACCGTCAACTTTACACAaggctgtttctctttctctctatcactgtgtatgtgtctgtgtatgtatgtgtgtgtgtgtgtctgtgttcatctgtctatctgtgtgtgtgtgtgtgtctgtctgtttctctctctctctctctctctctctctctctctctctctctctctctctctgtgtgtgtgtgtgtgtgtgtgcgtgcatgtgtgtgtgtgtgtgtgtgtgtgtgtgtgtgtgtgtgtgtgttgactctatttccttctgtttctctgtctctcactgtctgtctctgtctgcctctctctgtctctctgtctgtctctgttctctgacaTGATTTGTTCTCAACAACCATCCAGGGATTCTCAGAGCTAACAAGCTGCCTCCCATGTAATCTCAACACAGAGCCCTGGCTGAACCACCAGATGGGTATCTGCCCATCTCTCCTTCTGCTGCATGACCCAGAGTCATTCTTGGGGTCACTGTTAGAATTTCTCCATTCATTTCTCATAAAGCACATGTGTATGTCCTCCACACACCGCTGCTGGATTCTGGCCTTGTTAACATTTGTCAAGACTTGTCTATTTCTTTACTCAGTTAAACCACAGGACACATATTTTCCCTTGTTCTACACTGTATTTCGCACAGTGCTTTTAGAAAAGAGTTTCATTGTCACATTTTCACACACTATCATTGATAACCCCTGAAAAGGTGATATTCTGTGTTTCAAAGCATCCATAACAGTCTAAGAATGTTAACATGCTGCTAAGAGTATTTCTATATAAGCATTATTACAGCCGAGTCTCTCTTTCCATGGACATATGTTTCCCACACTAGTGTTGCTGGCCAGCACCACATTTAGCTCTCTGAGCAACTGCAATACTCACACAGAGTGGTTTATGAATGAAGGATTTTGTCATCTCACAGTGGGTCCCAGCATGGGTGGTACAGTCAGCTGGGCTGCTTTAGTTCTGAATTAAATGCTTCAGGTAGTCTTGGTCCTTGGGAACCGGTCTCTCTAAGGCTCCTTGAGTTGACCAGTCCATAGAACTGGCTGGCAATTCAGGTCTTGCTCTGCACTATTCCTACTCCTGGGATGTAGGAAGCAGCTCCTTCCCTGTCCCCTCTCTAGGACTCCTCTAGCCTCAACCCTGTGTCCTTTGTCCTAAGCTGTTGGCTCAGGTCCAGTCACTGAAGCCTTGAGCACCTGGAGTCATGATTCCACCATGCTCAGGGCCCTTAGACCATCGTGTTTGCAACTCTGTCCCCATGCTGTGCTGGCAACATCATCCTCTGCTGCAGTCACACTCACCTGATCCCACCCCAGatgctcttccctctcctccatggACTCTTCCTACTTAGCCTAAGTGTTTATAAAAGAGCCAGCCTGCTCCAAGACTTAATGTTTGCAACTCTCTTGCTCACTGATGGAGAGACCAATCCTGCCTTTGTTTCCCCTTGGATTAATAACAGGAAATCTACCGTACAGGGCTCTCTCCTTCACGTCCTTGCCATAGAGGTCATATTTGGTGGCAATGTAGTTGAGAATGGCTCTGGTCTGCACCAGCATCATCCCGTCAATCTCCACCATGGGCACTTGGTCAAACATCAATTTCCCAtctttgaaagaagaaaggaaaaaggtctGTGAAGTGTGCAAGTCTCACttctcagaaacagaaaagttgTATTGAAATATCTGATCATGCAAAGGAAAGATAAGTGATTGGCAGCCAGTCTTGAATTAAAATCCCATTTACTTTtagctcctgcttcctcctttgtCTCATGATCCTCTGCTATCATTTGGGGTTCTCTCATTCACTGTTATTTTTCTATCCAGATACATAGTATATCTCTCATGCATGTTTTTATGTTCAATTCATGTCTCTGGATAAATTTGGAAGATGAGGAGGGGCAGCAGAGGGCCACCATGCAAACAGGACTAAGCAGggtatttgaaattttaattgtgtTCATGATGTTAAGGTGCTGTGTGACAGGTTGCTATgtagtgagccaccatgaatTCCTCCAGCCTGTATTTATTGGAGGACAGTAACTCATCAGTAGCTATAATGAAAATTACTCAAGAAAATCACCCCAGCTGTTTCTCTACCCATGATCTAATCAATGGCCATGTACTTGTGTGGCTCTTAAACACTGTGGGTGAAACCATGACTGAAAAAGTGAGTGAGAGTGAGCCTGAATGAAATAGCTCACTCTGATGCAGAAATAGGGAGAAGACATTCACAAGGCACCACACACATTTTTGTAGAATTCTGCACCCCACTCTTATCactgtttccattttcagagCACTCAAGGAGACCCACCACCTGCATCATATCACTCTGCCCTTCTTGACTATTCCCACCCACtacccaccaccatcaccttctGGTAAACCTTCTACTGGGCACCTCATTGATGACATTTAAATACTTGGTGTTACCTTTTCTTAACTTTTCCAAATCTTCTGGACTTTCTATAAACGTCTCTTCAAACTGAAAGCAGAAAAAGTCAATACATTCTCATTAGCTCATTCTGTTTATTTGAACATGAGTAGACTGTGTCTGCAGAAGTGAAAACCTGAAGTAGGCACAAAGGCCACTTGGAAATTCAGAGTAGATCCATCAACAAAAGGGTGTTGATCATAACAAAGCTTCTCTGATCCCACTCTGTCCATGCTTAGGTCCTAAGAAGAGAGTGATCTCACTGGAAGACCAGCACTGGGAAATAGACTGTTGAGGTTTTGGGCTCTCAGGAAAGCCTATTAACTTCAGTGAGAACAAAACAGAACTTTCTGTGTCTTCATTATGGCACATGGTATGGGCCCATGATCACCTGGGTTTCTTTCTTCAAGATTAGTGTTACTGGTTTTGTGTATGtgggtctgtgtgtctatgtgtggccTTGTACATGTGAACACATCCatcttggaggtcagaggtcagaggttagAGATTCTATTAGAaatggagtgacaggcagttatTAACTGTCATATGTGCTGGTAACTATAGTCATTGTCTGTATGTGCAATAAGAACTCAAAAcagcgggcagtggtggctcacgcatttaatcccaacactcaggaggcagagacaggcagatctttgtgagttcaaggccagcctgggctacagagtaagatccaggaaaggcgcaaagctacacagagaaaccctgtctcaaaaaaccaaaacaaaaaacaacaacaacaaagaaaaaaaactctaaacagcCAAGCCATTACTCTACCCTGCATCAAAGTTACTTACAACCTGGGACCACTGtcgtatttttaaaatatttatttgttttatgtgtaagtatttatgttgttgttgttgttgttattcgagacagggtttctatgtgtagctttttgcctttcctggaactcactctgtagcgcaaggtggtctcgaactcacagaaatctgcttgcctctgcctcccaagtgctgggattataaacatgtgccaccactgccaggccatattaatatatttttgtgtgAGGATACACATACCCAATGAAAATTTACTCTGGTCTTTTACATGGGTTTCTGGGATCCAAACCCATGTGGCTTAATTTTTAGTCaccgagccctctctccagccctctagagTAATAAACCACTTTCTTCCTTTCACGGTTTAAAGAAACTTTTCAATTGTGAAAGGCTGAAAATCAGCTTCTACCTTGCTTGGCAAGGCAGTTTGCGGATGATTCCATAACCGTCCGGACTGACCTGACAGGAATGAATTGGTGAGTGTTTACAACTTGCACAGCTTTCAGAGAGCTGCAGAAAGTGCTGACATCATCACAGAGGGCGGCTGAACTCTGATGGGGTTGGTGGGGGTGAGGATGATGAAGTCAATGGGCGGCCTGTGGGCACATTGAGTCTGGAAGGTGTGAGCCAGGGTCTCCAATAGCCCCTGCCCACTGCCTTCTCAAGTCACATGGGACACGGAACAGGAAGGCTTCTATGCAGATGTCCCACACCCTCCTCCTGTGCTGAATCAGCAGTCCAGGGGCTTAGAACATATCCCTGGGTCCCTGAGCCACAAAGCTGGCATACAGACACTGGCTcccaattattctttttttttttttttttttttttttctggagctgaggaccgaacccatggtcttgagcttgctaggcaagcgatctaccactgagctaaatccccaaccccaattatTCAGTCATTTAAAGCAATCCTCCTGGGCTGGCACTAGTGTTTTTCGGTTCTCATGTACCTCTTCAGTCAGACAGAATCCAGCTGAAGCCATATTTGTGTAGGAATGGAGGTATGATTCCACAGTCCATGGCAACACACGTTGCCATGACATGGAGGGAACACCCCAAAGCAGCCTTCACAGGACACCACTTCATCCTTCAAGCCTCCTGAGGTCAAGATCTCAGGGAATGCTCCTGACTTCCTCTCAGGAAATGCCAACTACTGAGCTGCCCTGATGTGAACTGGGAAGTGTTTTTCCCAGTGACACCTCTAGAGGGCAGCACTAAAGTCTACCAGAACTTCCTGCTCTAAAActggaaaggaaaacatttaacctCAGAATGTTGCTTCCACACCTCACTGGGGCCACTCACACACTTAGCTGAAAGCTCATAGACGTGGGGGCCACCTGAGGATAGGGCCTCTATTTTATTCACCAACTATACCCTCCCGACAAGGGCTGTGCCTGGCATTTGATAGTCTCTAAAAACTGGTTACCTAGTATTGCTCTGCTTTGACAGGCGGGTTGTTACTTACTGTCTTCTTTGTCAGGTTTCCCTTTTGtggtgtatatttttaatttaaatctatTAAGCTTCTCTTGTATAGTttacctttttaattttattttttttattattatagagcGTAGGGGAAGGCAGTTtaagtgcccatggagaccagaggcatgGGAACCCTCTGAGGCTAgggtaacagatggttgtgagcaacctgtGTGTCTGgtaagaattgaacttgggtcctctggaatctAGCCAGTGCTCCAAATCTCTTAGGCCATTCTTCCccctattaatctatatctttCAATTTCATATCTTGGGGTGGAGAAAATGGTTC from Onychomys torridus chromosome 7, mOncTor1.1, whole genome shotgun sequence encodes:
- the LOC118587755 gene encoding glutathione S-transferase A2-like; translation: MAGKPVLHYFNGRGRMECIRWLLAAAGVEFEETFIESPEDLEKLRKDGKLMFDQVPMVEIDGMMLVQTRAILNYIATKYDLYGKDVKERALIDMYTEGIVDLSEMIMLLVLCPPDQKEAKISLIKDRTKNRYLPAFEKVLKGHGQDYLVGNRLTRVDIHLLELLLYVEELDSSLLAPFPLLKALKSRLSSLPNVKKFLQPGSQRKPPPDEKIIEKAKKVFNVK